The Leishmania mexicana MHOM/GT/2001/U1103 complete genome, chromosome 32 genome has a window encoding:
- a CDS encoding putative N-acetylglucosaminyl-phosphatidylinositol biosynthetic protein produces MGRHRVALVSDFFFPGFGGVEVHIYNLALCLMRRGHKIIIITRAYGDRVGIRYYTNGLKVYYLPMLAAKLPPGSVTLPTWLGAFPMLRTIFIREGITVVHGHQTTSNMCHEAIFHAGTMGIKTCFTDHSLFGFADAASININKVLVWSLRTVDQVICVSNTSRENTVLRARIAPQRASVIPNATDTSAFTPPDDLKYKSWASKIDKEGLTIVVITRLVYRKGADLFVDVIPEICRRHPDIKWVIGGDGPRRSQLEQMIERHNLMNRVKMLGALKHSDVKRVLNQGQIFLNCSLTEAFCIALIEAASCGLLCVSTRVGGVPEVLPAPMLLLADADPSSIIAALEEAINDVPHHSPWTLHDNCKQFYSWDWVAERTERVYDRIMEMPMLSLYERLMNYASVGPLFGLVCWMLCSLDWILYRLMEYWIPTETIDIAPDFPMSFYLRNKEKIMKKNGE; encoded by the coding sequence ATGGGGCGGCATCGTGTTGCGTTAGTTTCCGACTTCTTCTTCCCCGGGTTTGGTGGAGTGGAGGTGCACATCTACAATTTAGCCCTGTGTCTGATGCGGAGAGGGCACAAGATCATTATAATCACGCGTGCCTATGGGGACCGCGTTGGGATTCGCTATTACACAAATGGGCTGAAGGTGTATTATTTGCCGATGCTTGCGGCAAAGCTGCCTCCCGGCTccgtgacgctgccgacgtGGCTCGGCGCGTTTCCGATGCTGCGCACTATCTTCATTCGTGAGGGCATCACTGTCGTACATGGTCATCAGACCACTTCCAATATGTGCCACGAGGCGATATTCCACGCCGGGACCATGGGCATCAAGACGTGCTTCACCGACCACTCACTCTTTGGGTTTGCGGATGCGGCGTCCATCAACATCAACAAGGTGCTTGTGTGGAGTCTGCGTACAGTTGACCAGGTGATCTGTGTCAGCAACACTTCTCGCGAAAACACCGTTCTGCGCGCGCGGATTGCACCGCAGCGGGCAAGCGTGATCCCGAACGCCACAGACACTTCCGCCTTCACCCCGCCTGACGATCTCAAGTACAAGTCGTGGGCATCGAAGATTGACAAGGAGGGGTTGACCATTGTAGTCATCACCAGGCTTGTATATCGAAAAGGGGCGGACCTCTTTGTCGACGTCATCCCTGAAATATGTCGGCGCCATCCGGATATTAAGTGGGTGATCGGTGGCGACGGACCGCGACGCTCGCAGCTCGAGCAGATGATTGAGCGACACAATTTGATGAACCGGGTGAAGATGCTCGGTGCGCTAAAGCACTCTGACGTGAAGAGGGTTTTGAACCAGGGCCAGATCTTCCTGAATTGCAGTTTGACGGAGGCATTTTGCATTGCGCTCATCgaggcggcgtcgtgcgGTTTACTGTGCGTGTCGACAAGAGTTGGAGGTGTCCCGGAGGTTCTCCCGGCACCTATGTTGCTTTTGGCGGATGCTGACCCGTCATCCATCATTGCTGCTTTGGAGGAAGCCATCAACGACGTGCCGCACCACTCACCATGGACACTGCACGACAACTGCAAGCAGTTCTATAGCTGGGACTGGGTGGCGGAGCGTACCGAGCGCGTCTACGACCGCATTATGGAGATGCCCATGCTGTCCCTGTACGAACGGTTGATGAACTACGCATCTGTCGGGCCTCTCTTTGGACTCGTGTGCTGGATGCTCTGCTCCTTGGATTGGATTCTGTATAGATTGATGGAATACTGGATTCCAACGGAAACTATTGACATTGCGCCGGATTTCCCCATGTCCTTCTACCTCCGCAACAAGGAGAAGATTATGAAGAAGAACGGCGAGTAG
- a CDS encoding thiamine biosynthesis-like protein, with the protein MPSDRQEEKLPTNPREFPDDRTPNFILKAKNGHFHFMMVEPDVSKNYLWYMSEPKLVRIPELEAEMRVTGRRWYATDKAGFELQKRNNAVATDGEPYVCLHNMKNPELYWFGKRHAEPPVEQTTLVISVGELYLKSAIHRKRLVRVLMDNIRRVLQNPQVFRNGDTMIEVRKEIPTKEQLKLLALLPGIAKIYEASQEREERKGDPRGAFICSGAQGIPITPDQRVLALISGGIDSPVAAYRMMTRGCLVNGVHFLNSTNDTASVVEKNRRICERLSTVQGRFDMHYVDISTLQSQIVANVPNHNRTLIYKWFMLSLAASFDDSCFIVTGDSAGQVASQTVHNISTLYPTICKAVIAPLIGVTKNFIIDEARKINTFDLSIQEGADCCQYMMCKSGANLMMGRRTLEACVRRIKLTELEVMKEVYRDGKLCESSEFTYYPQSGVRASNNTPPPAGLVQDGSNEDDVHDVVYFDAAAGTKMAEQVRMAMMRAPEGNPNSMHMSGREARMAVEKVRSQLAKVMHVPANDIIFTSGGTESNNIALNGYHVVREPWSHASTSENPNVPDGATVVKVVDLVNHETGSINRNLIRPEGGRLHIDASQALLKIDFGSLDLSEVDSITVTAHKINGPVGVGAVYLRGLTCNKLFSGGSQEKGIRPGTENVPAIVGFGAALALDRSHSVHKEIDALMTEELEKMGCEINRRGETSGYIVHATLPQGYSNTDVVSRLSTKYHVEIGTGSACKTNEVNTTVYDTLGKTPAPTRSIRISWDSFATLNDAERVLSALKNVLGEIKLVR; encoded by the coding sequence ATGCCGTCTGATAGGCAGGAGGAAAAGCTGCCGACAAATCCGCGGGAGTTCCCGGATGACCGGACGCCGAATTTCATTCTCAAGGCAAAGAATGGTCACTTTCACTTCATGATGGTGGAGCCCGATGTGTCCAAAAACTACCTGTGGTACATGTCAGAGCCGAAGCTCGTCAGAATTCCCGAGCTCGAGGCGGAGATGCGCGTTACGGGACGCCGCTGGTACGCGACGGACAAGGCTGGCTTTGAGCTGCAGAAGAGGAACAACGCTGTCGCGACTGACGGTGAGCCGTACGTCTGCCTGCACAATATGAAGAACCCCGAGCTGTATTGGTTCGGTAAGCGCCACGCAGAGCCGCCGGTGGAGCAGACGACGTTGGTGATTTCCGTCGGAGAGCTGTACTTGAAGAGCGCTATTCACCGCAAGCGGCTGGTTCGTGTGCTTATGGACAATATACGGCGCGTTCTCCAGAATCCGCAAGTCTTCCGAAACGGTGACACTATGATCGAGGTGCGCAAGGAGATACCCACGAAGGAGCAGTTGAAGctgcttgcgctgctgcccggTATTGCCAAGATTTACGAAGCCTctcaggagagggaggagcgcaagGGTGATCCTCGCGGCGCGTTCATCTGCTCCGGCGCGCAGGGGATCCCCATTACACCCGATCAGCGTGTGCTCGCTCTCATCAGTGGTGGTATCGACAGCCCCGTGGCCGCGTATCGGATGATGACGCGCGGCTGCCTCGTGAACGGTGTGCACTTTCTCAACAGCACCAACGACACTGCCTCCGTTGTGGAGAAGAACCGGCGCATCTGCGAGCGCCTGTCGACCGTGCAAGGTCGCTTTGACATGCACTACGTGGACATCAGCACACTGCAGTCGCAGATCGTGGCGAACGTGCCGAACCACAACCGCACCTTAATCTACAAGTGGTTTATGCTGTCGCTTGCAGCCAGCTTTGATGACTCATGCTTCATTGTCACCGGCGACTCTGCTGGGCAGGTGGCATCGCAGACGGTGCATAACATCAGCACGCTCTACCCCACCATTTGTAAGGCTGTCATCGCTCCCCTGATTGGTGTGACGAAGAACTTTATCATTGACGAGGCGCGCAAGATCAACACCTTCGACCTCTCCATTCAGGAGGGCGCGGACTGCTGCCAGTACATGATGTGCAAGTCCGGTGCAAATCTGATGATGGGCCGCCGAACCCTTGAGGCGTGTGTACGCCGCATCAAGCTGACCGAGCTCGAGGTGATGAAGGAGGTGTACCGCGACGGGAAGCTGTGCGAGTCGTCCGAGTTCACATACTATCCTCAGTCTGGCGTACGTGCGTCAAACAacacaccgcctccagcgggGTTGGTGCAGGATGGTTCGAACGAGGACGATGTGCACGACGTGGTCTacttcgacgccgccgccggaaCTAAGATGGCAGAGCAGGTCAGGATGGCCATGATGCGCGCCCCCGAAGGGAATCCGAATAGCATGCACATGAGCGGCCGCGAGGCTCGCATGGCAGTGGAAAAGGTGCGTAGTCAGCTGGCAAAGGTGATGCATGTGCCGGCGAACGACATCATTTTCACCTCAGGTGGGACAGAGTCGAACAACATTGCGCTGAACGGCTACCACGTCGTGCGCGAGCCGTGGTCGCACGCTTCGACGAGCGAGAATCCGAACGTCCCTGACGGGGCTACTGTGGTGAAGGTGGTGGACCTTGTAAACCACGAGACGGGCAGCATTAATCGCAACCTGATTCGCCCTGAGGGCGGCCGCCTTCACATTGACGCAAGCCAAGCTCTGCTCAAGATCGATTTTGGCTCTCTCGACCTGAGCGAAGTCGACTCCATCACGGTCACGGCGCACAAGATTAACGGACCCGTTGGTGTTGGTGCGGTTTACCTGCGGGGCCTGACGTGCAACAAGCTCTTCAGCGGCGGCTCGCAAGAGAAGGGCATCCGCCCGGGGACGGAGAATGTTCCTGCGATTGTTGGCTTCGGCGCAGCTCTAGCCCTCGACCGCAGCCACTCGGTTCATAAGGAGATCGACGCTCTCATGACGGAGGAGTTGGAAAAGATGGGGTGTGAGATCAACCGTCGCGGGGAGACCAGCGGCTACATCGTGCACGCCACCCTTCCGCAAGGCTACAGCAACACAGATGTGGTGTCACGCCTCTCCACCAAGTACCATGTCGAAATCGGCACCGGATCTGCGTGTAAGACGAATGAGGTGAACACAACCGTCTACGACACGCTGGGCAAGACACCTGCGCCGACGCGCTCCATCCGCATCAGCTGGGATTCTTTTGCCACCTTGAACGACGCGGAGCGTGTCTTGAGCGCCTTGAAGAATGTCCTTGGCGAGATCAAGCTGGTGCGCTAG
- a CDS encoding putative cyclophilin, with protein MGGAEMSERKHTLLHFSLIRTLYIRILSCTYPYTHTHSEALVISYFLRSCSLIVPLPPKMFRRTFLSAERRIPFYPINSNNPIVFFDISIGSQLAGRVEMELFKDVVPKTAENFRALCTGEKGVGRSGKPLWFKGSRFHRVIPQFMCQGGDFTAGNGTGGESIYGHKFPDESFAGRAGRHFGPGTLSMANAGPNTNGSQFFICTAPTEWLDGKHVVFGQVTKGYDVIIKVETQGSQSGATRQPITVTDCGEIKQE; from the coding sequence ATGGGCGGAGCGGAGATGTCGGAACGAAAGCATACCCTTTTACACTTCTCGCTCATACGGACCCTCTACATCCGCATTTTATCTTGCACGTATCcgtatacacacacacactcagaAGCACTAGTCATATCCTATTTCTTGCGATCTTGTTCACTGATAGTGCCCCTCCCGCCAAAAATGTTTCGCCGTACCTTTCTGAGCGCTGAGCGCAGGATTCCGTTCTACCCGATCAACTCGAATAACCCCATCGTGTTCTTCGACATCTCGATCGGGTCGCAGCTGGCAGGGCGTGTCGAGATGGAGCTCTTCAAGGACGTCGTGCCGAAGACGGCCGAGAACTTCCGCGCGCTTTGCACCGGTGAGAAGGGTGTTGGCCGCTCTGGCAAGCCTCTCTGGTTCAAGGGAAGCCGTTTTCACCGCGTTATTCCACAGTTCATGTGTCAGGGTGGCGATTTCACTGCCGGCAACGGCACCGGTGGCGAGTCCATCTACGGCCACAAGTTTCCTGATGAGTCCTTTGCCGGACGTGCTGGAAGGCACTTTGGCCCGGGCACGCTGTCAATGGCCAATGCCGGCCCCAACACGAACGGCTCTCAGTTCTTCATCTGCACCGCTCCCACCGAGTGGCTGGACGGAAAGCATGTCGTGTTCGGCCAGGTCACCAAGGGCTATGACGTCATCATAAAGGTGGAGACTCAGGGCAGTCAATCTGGTGCTACCCGCCAGCCCATCACGGTCACTGACTGTGGTGAAATCAAGCAAGAGTAG